Proteins found in one Meiothermus sp. Pnk-1 genomic segment:
- a CDS encoding carbon-nitrogen hydrolase family protein has protein sequence MRVHLVAVQAEIQPPAYRSAAAFRERVLALTRSAVEGLPEGEPRVVAFPEAFALPLCFWLEAPQEILQAPSATSAALALLRRRWPEALRLAIPSPAVFFHLRAIEVWPVYEQVFREAAQMGQAYVVAGSTFSPQVDWEPAQGYHRASRAVLNQTLLISPRGTVLSRVPKVNLTQDERRSFLSSGPLGGQVVQTQIGKLGVLICLDAFHERLVEWVDGQGAWLLVQPSANATRWDGPWSADARQVEKEVWLREGLAKKLAARENLRYGINPMLNGRFYTLSFEGQSGIYGPGAPIALAESPTGDALVRYTIDTTG, from the coding sequence ATGCGCGTCCACCTCGTAGCCGTTCAGGCCGAAATCCAGCCCCCGGCTTACCGGAGTGCGGCAGCCTTCCGGGAGAGGGTCTTGGCCTTGACCCGTTCCGCGGTGGAGGGGCTCCCTGAGGGAGAGCCACGCGTCGTGGCCTTTCCCGAGGCCTTCGCGCTACCGCTTTGCTTCTGGCTCGAGGCCCCCCAAGAGATCCTCCAAGCCCCCTCGGCCACCTCCGCCGCGCTGGCCTTGCTGCGCCGGCGCTGGCCCGAGGCGTTGCGGCTGGCCATCCCTTCTCCGGCGGTGTTTTTTCATCTGCGGGCCATCGAGGTCTGGCCAGTCTACGAGCAGGTATTTCGAGAGGCCGCGCAGATGGGCCAGGCCTATGTGGTGGCGGGTTCTACGTTCAGCCCCCAGGTAGACTGGGAACCGGCACAGGGCTATCACCGCGCCTCGCGGGCGGTACTCAACCAAACCCTGCTCATCTCCCCCCGGGGCACGGTCCTGAGCCGGGTTCCCAAGGTGAACCTGACCCAGGACGAACGCAGGAGCTTTCTCTCGAGCGGCCCGCTCGGCGGCCAGGTCGTGCAGACCCAGATCGGCAAGCTGGGGGTCCTGATCTGCCTCGATGCTTTCCACGAGCGGCTGGTGGAATGGGTGGACGGCCAGGGCGCTTGGCTGTTAGTCCAACCCTCCGCCAACGCCACCCGGTGGGACGGCCCCTGGAGCGCCGATGCCCGGCAGGTCGAGAAGGAGGTCTGGCTGAGGGAAGGGCTGGCGAAGAAACTCGCGGCCCGCGAGAACCTGCGCTACGGCATCAACCCCATGCTAAACGGCAGGTTTTACACCCTGAGCTTCGAGGGGCAAAGCGGAATCTACGGCCCCGGAGCGCCGATAGCGCTAGCCGAAAGCCCCACCGGAGATGCCCTGGTTCGCTACACCATCGACACCACAGGTTGA